One genomic region from Chiloscyllium plagiosum isolate BGI_BamShark_2017 chromosome 21, ASM401019v2, whole genome shotgun sequence encodes:
- the gper1 gene encoding G-protein coupled estrogen receptor 1: MELQLVSQLLLFSNESELNESSYCNETLHCSYVTENQSDSHFYSISLFLSCLYTVFLFPIGFIGNGLILVVNLNDHKKMTIPDVYFVNLAIADLILVADSLIEVFNLNDKYYDIAILCTFMSLFLQINMYSSIFFLTWMSIDRYLALAQSMKSGTLRTLQHAKWSCSLIWLTSILAAMLPFAVVQAHHTGEVHFCFADVTEIQWLEVTLGFVIPFFIIGLCYSLIVRILTKAQKHNRLWPRRQKALRMIVVVVLVFFICWLPENVFISLQLLQGTKDSSVSFKKSMGHYYPLTRHIVNLAAFSNSCLNPMIYSFLGETFRDKLRLYMKKKANVSTVYRLCNNTLNWNIPVTAEESFA, from the coding sequence ATGGAATTGCAACTAGTATCACAATTATTACTATTTTCTAATGAAAGTGAACTAAATGAATCCAGTTACTGTAATGAAACCTTACACTGTAGCTATGTAACAGAAAACCAAAGTGACAGCCATTTTTACAGTATCAGCCTCTTTCTATCTTGCTTGTATACAGTTTTTCTATTTCCCATAGGCTTCATTGGGAATGGATTAATCCTGGTTGTAAACTTGAATGATCATAAGAAAATGACCATCCCAGATGTCTATTTTGTAAACCTTGCCATAGCTGACCTGATCCTTGTAGCAGATTCGCTCATTGAGGTATTCAATCTGAATGACAAGTACTATGACATAGCCATTCTATGTACCTTCATGTCTCTGTTCCTGCAAATCAACATGTACAGCAGCATCTTCTTTCTCACATGGATGAGCATCGACCGGTACCTTGCCCTGGCACAGTCAATGAAATCTGGCACACTCCGAACCTTGCAGCATGCAAAGTGGAGCTGTAGCCTGATCTGGTTGACATCCATCCTGGCTGCAATGTTGCCATTTGCTGTGGTACAAGCACACCACACCGGGGAAGTTCACTTTTgctttgcagatgttacagagattcaATGGTTGGAAGTAACTCTTGGATTTGTCATCCCATTCTTTATCATTGGACTCTGCTATTCACTGATTGTACGGATTCTCACAAAAGCCCAGAAACACAATCGTCTTTGGCCAAGACGTCAGAAGGCCCTTCGTATGATTGTTGTGGTTGTTCTGGTTTTCTTTATCTGTTGGTTACCTGAAAATGTTTTCATCAGTCTTCAGCTCCTACAAGGCACAAAGGATTCATCAGTTTCCTTCAAGAAATCAATGGGGCATTATTATCCGCTTACACGTCATATTGTCAACCTGGCTGCTTTTTCTAATAGTTGTCTGAATCCCATGATTTATAGCTTTCTTGGGGAAACATTCCGAGACAAGCTTCGCCTATACAtgaaaaagaaagcaaatgtGTCTACAGTTTACCGGCTTTGCAACAACACTTTGAACTGGAACATTCCTGTAACCGCAGAGGAATCTTTTGCATAG